The proteins below are encoded in one region of Streptomyces ficellus:
- a CDS encoding uridine kinase family protein — MLDTNGSLAGSPDRVNGSHWCPVSSQPIPTRVVLLAGPSGSGKSSLAARTGLPVLRLDDFYKEADDPTLPLVPGSTDVDWDSPLSWDADAAVAAIVELCATGRTAVPVYDIATSSRVDHDVLDIERTPLFVAEGIFAADVVERCQELGVLADALCLRGRPSTTFRRRLVRDLREGRKSVPVLLRRGWRLMRAERSIVTRQTALGAHPCDKAEALGRLAAAAAGRHRAPVTPAPPLTAPAPRAPEPA; from the coding sequence ATGCTGGATACCAACGGGTCCCTTGCGGGGTCCCCCGACCGGGTCAATGGTTCACACTGGTGTCCCGTGAGTTCCCAACCGATCCCGACCCGCGTCGTGCTGCTCGCGGGCCCCTCCGGCTCCGGCAAGTCCTCCCTCGCGGCCCGCACCGGCTTGCCCGTGCTGCGCCTCGACGACTTCTACAAGGAGGCCGACGACCCGACGCTCCCGCTCGTGCCCGGGAGCACGGACGTCGACTGGGACTCCCCGCTGTCCTGGGACGCGGACGCGGCCGTGGCGGCCATCGTGGAGCTGTGCGCCACCGGGCGCACGGCCGTGCCGGTGTACGACATCGCCACCAGCTCGCGCGTCGACCACGACGTCCTCGACATCGAGCGCACACCGCTGTTCGTCGCCGAGGGCATCTTCGCGGCGGACGTCGTGGAGCGGTGCCAGGAACTCGGCGTCCTGGCGGACGCCCTGTGCCTGCGCGGCCGGCCGTCCACCACGTTCCGCCGCCGGCTGGTGCGGGACCTGCGCGAGGGCCGCAAGTCGGTGCCGGTCCTGCTGCGCCGGGGCTGGCGCCTGATGCGAGCGGAGCGTTCGATCGTCACCCGCCAGACCGCCCTGGGCGCCCACCCCTGCGACAAGGCCGAGGCGCTGGGCCGTCTCGCCGCCGCCGCGGCCGGCCGCCACCGCGCCCCGGTGACCCCGGCGCCCCCGCTGACCGCTCCAGCCCCCCGCGCCCCGGAACCGGCGTAA
- a CDS encoding SigE family RNA polymerase sigma factor, with the protein MNALHSTTSSAVVTRLHDVTRSTEKSGAVNSRGCVRSAGRQHKAPYMVAVSDGGAGYGEATGERTSLTEAEFTAYVRERRASLYATAYHLTGDRFEAEDLLQSALFSTYRAWERISDKAAVGGYLRRTMTNLHISAWRRRKIDEYPTEELPEAAGDTDAMRGTELRAVLWQALARLPELQRTMLVLRYYEGRTDPEIAEILDISVGTVKSSIWRSLRRLREDEVLSFGRDEEESFGQLVA; encoded by the coding sequence ATGAACGCACTGCACAGCACCACCTCAAGCGCAGTTGTCACGCGTCTCCACGACGTCACGCGGAGCACGGAGAAGTCCGGCGCGGTGAACTCGCGGGGGTGCGTTCGCAGCGCCGGGCGTCAGCACAAGGCGCCCTACATGGTCGCCGTGTCTGACGGGGGAGCGGGGTACGGGGAGGCAACGGGAGAGCGGACGAGCCTCACGGAGGCGGAGTTCACCGCCTACGTGCGCGAGCGCCGCGCCTCCCTGTACGCCACCGCCTACCACCTCACCGGCGACCGGTTCGAGGCCGAGGACCTGCTCCAGAGCGCGCTGTTCTCGACGTACCGCGCCTGGGAGCGCATCAGCGACAAGGCGGCGGTCGGCGGCTACCTGCGCCGCACCATGACGAACCTGCACATCAGCGCCTGGCGGCGGCGGAAGATCGACGAGTACCCGACCGAGGAACTCCCCGAGGCGGCCGGCGACACCGACGCGATGCGCGGCACCGAACTGCGCGCCGTGCTCTGGCAGGCGCTCGCCCGGCTGCCCGAACTGCAGCGCACGATGCTGGTGCTGCGGTACTACGAGGGCCGCACGGACCCGGAGATCGCGGAGATCCTGGACATCAGCGTCGGCACGGTGAAGTCGAGCATCTGGCGCTCCCTGCGCCGGCTGCGCGAGGACGAGGTCCTCAGCTTCGGCCGTGACGAAGAGGAGTCCTTCGGCCAGCTCGTGGCCTGA
- a CDS encoding VanZ family protein, translating to MQRHGSGGSAAIRFRTAGLVLLAAHLVLVAWLTLRPRDVMWVTAANLEPLAGIKADLAMGPLEAARRIGEGLLLLAPLGVLLPMAGGRLDVSPWASLARTVMAGVLVSLGIELVQTAVPGRVVDVDALLLNTAGVALAHLAVVPAWRGRLRRRQGGPGRGRRPAGGGGRGHTVGMLRDDVSQGATPRIPRVGIAP from the coding sequence GTGCAGCGTCATGGTTCGGGCGGCAGTGCCGCCATCCGCTTCCGCACGGCGGGGCTCGTCCTCCTCGCCGCCCATCTTGTGCTCGTGGCGTGGCTGACGCTGCGGCCGCGGGACGTGATGTGGGTGACGGCCGCGAATCTGGAGCCCCTGGCGGGGATCAAGGCCGATCTGGCGATGGGTCCGCTGGAGGCCGCGAGACGGATCGGTGAGGGTCTGCTGCTGCTGGCCCCGCTGGGGGTGCTGCTGCCGATGGCCGGTGGCCGGCTGGACGTGTCCCCGTGGGCGTCGCTGGCCCGTACGGTCATGGCGGGCGTCCTGGTGTCGCTGGGCATCGAGCTGGTGCAGACGGCGGTGCCGGGCCGGGTCGTGGACGTCGACGCGCTGTTGCTGAACACCGCGGGCGTGGCGCTGGCGCACCTGGCGGTGGTGCCCGCGTGGCGGGGGCGGCTGCGGCGCCGTCAGGGCGGGCCGGGGCGTGGGCGCCGGCCGGCCGGGGGCGGCGGCCGGGGTCACACGGTGGGAATGCTCAGGGACGATGTCTCTCAGGGTGCGACCCCGAGGATTCCCAGGGTCGGCATCGCCCCGTAG
- the afsQ1 gene encoding two-component system response regulator AfsQ1 → MPFLLLIEDDDSIRTALELSLSRQGHRVATAATGEDGLKLLREQRPDLIVLDVMLPGIDGFEVCRRIRRTDQLPIILLTARSDDIDVVVGLESGADDYVVKPVQGRVLDARIRAVLRRGERESTDSATFGSLVIDRSAMTVTKNGEDLQLTPTELRLLLELSRRPGQALSRQQLLRLVWEHDYLGDSRLVDACVQRLRAKVEDVPSSPTLIRTVRGVGYRLDVPA, encoded by the coding sequence GTGCCTTTCCTGTTGCTGATCGAGGACGACGATTCCATCCGCACGGCCCTCGAACTCTCGCTGTCACGCCAGGGCCACAGAGTGGCCACCGCGGCGACGGGCGAGGACGGCCTGAAACTGCTGCGTGAGCAGCGGCCGGACCTGATCGTGCTGGACGTGATGCTGCCCGGCATCGACGGTTTCGAGGTGTGCCGCCGGATCCGGCGCACCGACCAGTTGCCGATCATCCTGCTGACCGCGCGCAGCGACGACATCGACGTCGTGGTCGGGCTGGAGTCCGGCGCGGACGACTACGTCGTCAAGCCGGTGCAGGGCCGGGTGCTGGACGCGCGGATCCGGGCGGTGCTGCGGCGCGGCGAGCGGGAGTCCACGGACTCCGCGACGTTCGGGTCGCTGGTGATCGACCGCTCGGCGATGACCGTGACGAAGAACGGTGAGGACCTCCAGCTGACGCCGACGGAGCTGCGGCTGCTGCTGGAGCTGTCCCGCCGGCCGGGTCAGGCGCTGTCCCGCCAGCAGTTGCTGCGGCTGGTGTGGGAGCACGACTACCTGGGCGACTCGCGGCTGGTGGACGCGTGCGTCCAGCGGCTGCGGGCGAAGGTGGAGGACGTGCCGTCGTCGCCGACGCTGATCCGTACGGTCCGTGGTGTGGGCTACCGGCTGGACGTGCCTGCGTGA
- the deoC gene encoding deoxyribose-phosphate aldolase, with the protein MPSVSAFADVTASDSTLRRFLHGLPGVDAVGLEARAASLGTRSIKTTAKAYAIDLAISMIDLTTLEGADTPGKVRALAAKAVNPDPTDRTTPRTAAVCVYPDMVATAKAGLAGTDVKVASVATAFPAGRAALDVKLADTRDAVAAGADEIDMVIDRGAFLAGDYLKVYEEIRAVKEASGDARLKVIFETGELSTYDNIRRASWLGMIAGADFIKTSTGKVGVNATPPNTLLMLEAVRDFRAQTGVQVGVKPAGGIRTTKDAIKFLVLVNETVGEDWLDNHWFRFGASSLLNDLLMQRQKLATGRYSGPDYVTVD; encoded by the coding sequence ATGCCCTCTGTATCCGCATTCGCTGACGTGACCGCGTCCGACAGCACACTGCGCCGCTTCCTCCACGGGCTGCCCGGCGTCGACGCCGTCGGCCTGGAAGCGCGCGCCGCGTCGCTCGGTACGCGCTCGATCAAGACCACGGCCAAGGCGTACGCCATCGACCTGGCCATCTCGATGATCGACCTGACGACGCTCGAAGGCGCGGACACCCCGGGCAAGGTCCGGGCGCTCGCCGCCAAGGCCGTCAACCCCGATCCGACCGACCGCACGACGCCGCGCACCGCCGCCGTCTGCGTCTACCCCGACATGGTGGCCACCGCCAAGGCGGGCCTCGCGGGGACGGACGTGAAGGTCGCCTCCGTCGCGACCGCCTTCCCGGCCGGCCGCGCCGCCCTCGACGTGAAGCTCGCCGACACCCGTGACGCGGTGGCCGCCGGGGCCGACGAGATCGACATGGTGATCGACCGCGGGGCGTTCCTCGCGGGTGACTACCTGAAGGTGTACGAGGAGATCCGCGCCGTGAAGGAGGCCTCGGGCGACGCGCGCCTGAAGGTCATCTTCGAGACCGGCGAGCTGTCCACGTACGACAACATCCGCCGCGCCTCCTGGCTCGGCATGATCGCCGGCGCGGACTTCATCAAGACCTCCACCGGCAAGGTCGGCGTCAACGCCACGCCGCCGAACACCCTGCTCATGCTGGAGGCGGTGCGCGACTTCCGCGCGCAGACCGGGGTGCAGGTCGGGGTGAAGCCCGCGGGCGGCATCCGGACCACCAAGGACGCCATCAAGTTCCTGGTCCTGGTCAACGAGACCGTCGGCGAGGACTGGCTGGACAACCACTGGTTCCGGTTCGGCGCGTCGAGCCTGCTCAACGACCTGCTGATGCAGCGTCAGAAGCTGGCCACCGGACGTTACTCCGGTCCCGACTACGTGACGGTGGACTGA
- a CDS encoding purine-nucleoside phosphorylase, whose amino-acid sequence MNATATPDHLQGDPYAAAADAAARLRELTGAETHDVALVMGSGWAPAVDALGAPDAEFPVTELPGFPPPVVEGHGGKIRSYSIGDKRALVFLGRTHYYEGRGVAAVAHGVRTAVAAGCKTVVLTNGCGGLREGMRPGQPVLISDHLNLTAASPIVGANFVDLTDLYSPRLRALCKEVDETLEEGVYVQFPGPHYETPAEINMVRVLGGDLVGMSTVLEAIAAREAGAEVLGISLVTNLAAGLSGEPLNHEEVLQAGRDSAARMGELLTRVLSRI is encoded by the coding sequence GTGAACGCAACTGCCACCCCGGACCACCTCCAGGGCGACCCCTACGCCGCCGCCGCCGACGCCGCCGCGCGCCTGCGCGAGCTGACCGGCGCCGAGACCCACGACGTCGCCCTGGTCATGGGCTCCGGCTGGGCGCCGGCCGTCGACGCCCTCGGTGCCCCCGACGCCGAGTTCCCGGTCACCGAGCTCCCCGGCTTCCCCCCGCCGGTCGTCGAGGGCCACGGCGGCAAGATCCGCTCGTACAGCATCGGCGACAAGCGCGCGCTGGTCTTCCTCGGCCGTACGCACTACTACGAGGGCCGCGGCGTCGCCGCCGTCGCCCACGGTGTGCGCACCGCCGTCGCCGCGGGCTGCAAGACGGTCGTGCTGACCAACGGCTGCGGCGGCCTGCGCGAGGGCATGCGCCCCGGCCAGCCGGTCCTGATCAGCGACCACCTCAACCTGACGGCCGCCTCGCCGATCGTCGGTGCGAACTTCGTGGACCTCACCGACCTGTACTCGCCGCGCCTGCGCGCGCTGTGCAAGGAGGTCGACGAGACCCTCGAGGAGGGCGTGTACGTCCAGTTCCCCGGCCCGCACTACGAGACCCCGGCCGAGATCAACATGGTCCGCGTCCTCGGCGGCGACCTGGTCGGCATGTCGACCGTCCTCGAGGCCATCGCGGCCCGTGAGGCGGGCGCGGAGGTCCTCGGCATCTCCCTGGTCACCAACCTCGCGGCGGGGCTCTCGGGCGAGCCGCTGAACCACGAGGAGGTCCTCCAGGCGGGCCGCGACTCCGCCGCGCGCATGGGCGAGCTGCTGACGCGGGTGCTGTCCCGCATCTGA
- a CDS encoding phospho-sugar mutase — translation MQNLIAQAEAWLAEDPDRETRDELAALIEARDLDELAVRFGGTLQFGTAGLRGELGAGPMRMNRSVVIRAAAGLAAYLKDEGHAGGLVVIGYDARYKSADFARDTAAVMVGAGLRAAILPRPLPTPVLAYAIRHLGAVAGVEVTASHNPPRDNGYKVYLGDGSQIVPPADTGIAAEIAAITSLNDVPRAEDGWETLGDEVLEAYLARTDAVLTAGSPRTANVVYTAMHGVGKDVVLAAWERAGFPAPVLVAEQAEPDPAFPTVAFPNPEEPGAMDLAFARAREVRPDIVIANDPDADRCAVAVPHEGDWRMLRGDEVGALLAAHLVRKGVTGTFAESIVSSSLLGRIADAAGLPYEETLTGFKWIARVEGLAYGYEEALGYCVDPGGVRDKDGITAALLVAELASELKEEGRTLSDLLDDLAVAHGLHATDQLSVRVEDLTVIANAMSRLREQPPAALAGLEVTSAEDLTKGTDKLPPTDGLRYHLGGAFTARVIVRPSGTEPKLKCYLEVVVPVSGAAELAAARAKGDEVLAAIKRDLAAAAGI, via the coding sequence GTGCAGAACCTCATCGCGCAGGCGGAGGCGTGGCTCGCCGAGGACCCGGACCGCGAGACGCGCGACGAGCTCGCGGCGCTCATCGAGGCGCGGGACCTCGACGAGCTGGCCGTCCGGTTCGGCGGCACGCTCCAGTTCGGCACCGCCGGGCTGCGCGGCGAGCTGGGGGCCGGGCCGATGCGGATGAACCGGTCCGTGGTCATCCGGGCGGCCGCCGGGCTCGCCGCGTACCTCAAGGACGAGGGTCACGCCGGTGGCCTCGTCGTCATCGGGTACGACGCCCGCTACAAGTCGGCCGACTTCGCCCGCGACACCGCCGCCGTGATGGTCGGCGCCGGGCTGCGCGCCGCGATCCTGCCGCGCCCGCTGCCGACGCCCGTCCTGGCGTACGCCATAAGGCACCTGGGCGCCGTCGCCGGTGTGGAGGTGACCGCGAGCCACAATCCGCCGCGTGACAACGGCTACAAGGTGTACCTGGGCGACGGCTCGCAGATCGTGCCGCCCGCCGACACCGGGATCGCCGCGGAGATCGCCGCGATCACGAGCCTGAACGACGTGCCGCGTGCCGAGGACGGCTGGGAGACCCTCGGGGACGAGGTTCTGGAGGCCTATCTGGCGCGTACGGACGCCGTGCTGACCGCCGGGTCCCCGCGGACCGCGAACGTCGTCTACACGGCCATGCACGGCGTCGGCAAGGACGTCGTCCTCGCGGCCTGGGAGCGCGCCGGGTTCCCCGCGCCGGTCCTGGTGGCGGAGCAGGCGGAGCCGGACCCGGCGTTCCCGACGGTGGCGTTCCCCAACCCGGAGGAGCCGGGCGCGATGGACCTGGCCTTCGCCAGGGCGCGTGAGGTCCGGCCGGACATCGTCATCGCCAACGACCCGGACGCCGACCGCTGCGCCGTCGCCGTCCCGCACGAGGGCGACTGGCGCATGCTGCGCGGAGACGAGGTCGGCGCGCTGCTCGCCGCCCACCTGGTCCGCAAGGGCGTCACCGGCACGTTCGCCGAGTCGATCGTGTCGTCCAGCCTGCTGGGCCGGATCGCGGACGCGGCGGGGCTGCCGTACGAGGAGACGCTGACCGGCTTCAAGTGGATCGCCCGCGTCGAGGGCCTGGCCTACGGGTACGAGGAGGCGCTCGGCTACTGCGTCGACCCGGGCGGGGTGCGCGACAAGGACGGCATCACGGCCGCGCTGCTGGTGGCCGAGCTGGCCTCGGAGCTGAAGGAGGAGGGCCGTACGCTCTCCGACCTGCTGGACGACCTGGCGGTCGCGCACGGCCTGCACGCCACGGACCAGCTGTCGGTCCGCGTGGAGGACCTGACCGTCATCGCGAACGCCATGAGCCGCCTGCGCGAGCAGCCGCCGGCCGCGCTGGCCGGGCTGGAGGTGACGTCGGCCGAAGACCTCACCAAGGGGACCGACAAGCTGCCGCCGACGGACGGCCTGCGGTACCACCTGGGCGGCGCGTTCACCGCGCGGGTCATCGTCCGTCCCAGTGGCACCGAGCCCAAGTTGAAGTGCTACCTGGAGGTCGTGGTCCCGGTCTCCGGCGCCGCCGAGCTGGCCGCTGCCCGTGCGAAGGGCGACGAGGTCCTGGCCGCGATCAAGCGGGACCTGGCGGCGGCCGCCGGCATCTAG
- a CDS encoding sensor histidine kinase, whose protein sequence is MRRTSLRLRLVVVFALVALTAAASASGIAYWLNREAVLQRTQDSALNDFRQEMQRRAATLPLRPTEEELRRTAEEMSSGGVGYGVVLLGERAAGKPIAGVSDPDRFTMDDVPMELRAAVNERQEVGDGNEFPYHLFWQRTTRDGTPYLVGGTRIVGGGPTGYMLKSLEPERQDLNSLAWSLGIASALALIGSALLAQAAATTVLKPVHRLGEAARRLGEGRLDTRLRVSGTDELADLSRTFNSAAESLQKKVADMSAREESSRRFVADMSHELRTPLTALTAVTEVLEEEEDSLDPMIAPAVALVVSETRRLNTLVENLMEVTRFDAGTARLVLDDVDVVDQVTACIDARAWLDAVELDAERGIVARLDPRRLDVILANLIGNALKHGGSPVRVAVRTADDDLFIEVRDHGPGIPEDVLPHVFDRFYKASASRPRSEGSGLGLSIAMENALIHGGDITAANSPDGDGAVFVLRLPRDASRTGDGPAAGEDGQEGGGDEGA, encoded by the coding sequence GTGAGGCGGACGAGTCTGCGGCTCCGTCTCGTCGTGGTGTTCGCCCTGGTCGCGCTGACCGCCGCCGCGTCGGCGTCGGGCATCGCGTACTGGCTCAACCGTGAGGCGGTGCTCCAGCGGACGCAGGATTCCGCGCTGAACGACTTCCGGCAGGAGATGCAGCGGCGGGCGGCGACGCTGCCGTTGCGGCCGACGGAGGAGGAGCTGCGGCGGACGGCGGAGGAGATGTCGTCCGGCGGGGTCGGGTACGGCGTGGTGCTGCTGGGCGAGCGGGCCGCGGGCAAGCCGATCGCGGGGGTGTCGGACCCGGACCGGTTCACGATGGACGACGTGCCGATGGAGCTGCGGGCGGCGGTCAACGAGCGGCAGGAGGTGGGGGACGGCAACGAGTTCCCGTACCACCTGTTCTGGCAGCGGACCACGCGGGACGGCACGCCGTACCTGGTGGGCGGGACGCGGATCGTGGGCGGCGGGCCGACGGGGTACATGCTCAAGTCGCTGGAGCCGGAGCGGCAGGACCTCAATTCGCTGGCCTGGTCGCTGGGGATCGCGTCGGCGCTGGCGCTGATCGGTTCGGCGCTGCTCGCGCAGGCCGCGGCGACGACCGTGCTGAAGCCGGTGCACCGGCTCGGTGAGGCGGCGCGGCGGCTGGGCGAGGGCCGGCTGGACACCCGGCTGCGAGTGTCGGGCACGGACGAACTGGCCGATCTGTCGCGGACGTTCAACAGTGCCGCGGAGAGCCTGCAGAAGAAGGTCGCGGACATGAGCGCGCGGGAGGAGTCGAGCCGGCGCTTCGTGGCGGACATGTCGCACGAGCTGCGTACGCCGCTGACCGCGCTGACGGCCGTGACGGAGGTGCTGGAAGAAGAGGAGGACAGCCTCGATCCGATGATCGCTCCGGCGGTCGCGCTGGTCGTCAGTGAGACGCGGCGGCTGAACACGCTGGTGGAGAACCTGATGGAGGTCACGCGCTTCGACGCGGGCACGGCACGGCTGGTCCTGGACGACGTCGACGTGGTCGACCAGGTCACGGCGTGCATCGACGCGCGGGCCTGGCTGGACGCGGTGGAGCTGGACGCCGAGCGCGGGATCGTGGCGCGGCTCGATCCGCGCCGCCTCGACGTGATCCTGGCGAACCTGATCGGCAACGCGCTCAAGCACGGCGGGTCGCCGGTGCGGGTCGCGGTGCGGACGGCGGACGACGACCTGTTCATCGAGGTGCGCGACCACGGTCCCGGCATCCCCGAGGACGTGCTGCCGCACGTCTTCGACCGGTTCTACAAGGCGAGCGCGTCACGGCCGCGTTCGGAGGGCTCGGGGCTGGGCCTGTCGATCGCGATGGAGAACGCCCTGATCCACGGCGGGGACATCACGGCGGCGAACTCGCCGGACGGTGACGGCGCGGTGTTCGTGCTGCGGCTGCCGCGGGACGCGTCCCGGACGGGCGACGGCCCGGCGGCCGGGGAGGACGGGCAGGAGGGTGGCGGTGATGAGGGTGCGTGA
- a CDS encoding PH domain-containing protein — translation MTTPREPQYADRSFRSTAGIVGGLLLIGFAAWIGGDALVTGEGRVRWIAAAGLLLVVPLIVAFTFRPVVYAGDDRLRVRNPFRTITLPWAAVADVRAGYSSEVITRAGTVYQLWAVPVSLRERKKATRRQDRAAAGAGPDAAAGAGADQTVADLRELAERGASRPTAQGDPHVRWAFEIIAPAVTGLALLVVLLAV, via the coding sequence ATGACGACGCCCCGAGAGCCCCAGTACGCCGACCGGTCCTTCCGCTCGACCGCGGGCATCGTGGGCGGGCTCCTGCTGATCGGCTTCGCCGCCTGGATCGGTGGCGACGCCCTGGTGACCGGCGAAGGCCGGGTGCGCTGGATCGCCGCCGCGGGCCTGCTGCTCGTGGTGCCGCTGATCGTCGCGTTCACCTTCCGGCCCGTGGTGTACGCGGGCGACGACCGGCTGCGCGTACGCAACCCCTTCCGCACCATCACCCTGCCCTGGGCGGCGGTCGCGGACGTCCGCGCCGGGTACTCCAGCGAGGTCATCACCCGCGCCGGCACCGTCTACCAGCTGTGGGCCGTGCCCGTCTCGCTGCGGGAGCGGAAGAAGGCGACGCGCCGCCAGGACCGCGCGGCGGCCGGCGCAGGACCCGACGCCGCCGCGGGCGCCGGTGCCGACCAGACCGTCGCCGACCTGCGCGAGCTGGCCGAGCGGGGAGCGTCACGGCCCACCGCGCAGGGCGACCCGCACGTCCGCTGGGCCTTCGAGATCATCGCCCCCGCGGTCACCGGTCTGGCCCTGCTCGTGGTCCTCCTGGCCGTCTGA
- a CDS encoding aldehyde dehydrogenase family protein has translation MTKFEYAPAPESRSVVDIAPSYGLFIDGEFTEAADGKVFKTISPASEEVLSEIAQAGAEDVDRAVKAARKAFASWSALPGAERAKYLFRIARIIQERSRELAVLETLDNGKPIRETRDADLPLVAAHFFYYAGWADKLDHAGYGANPRPLGVAGQVIPWNFPLLMLAWKIAPALATGNTVVLKPAETTPLSALFFADICRQAGLPKGVVNILPGYGDAGAALVEHPDVNKVAFTGSTAVGKAIARQVAGTTKKVTLELGGKGANIVFDDAPIDQAVEGIVTGIFFNQGQVCCAGSRLLVQESVQDELMDALKRRLSTLRLGDPLDKNTDIGAINSAEQLARIKALAETGEAEGAERWSPACEIPTSGFWFAPTLFTGVTQAHTIARDEIFGPVLSVLTFRTPDEAVAKANNTQYGLSAGIWTEKGSRILAVANKLRAGVVWANTFNKFDPTSPFGGYKESGFGREGGRHGLEAYLDV, from the coding sequence ATGACTAAGTTCGAGTACGCACCCGCCCCCGAGTCCCGCTCGGTCGTCGACATCGCGCCGTCCTACGGCCTGTTCATCGACGGCGAGTTCACCGAGGCCGCGGACGGCAAGGTCTTCAAGACCATCTCCCCCGCCTCCGAGGAGGTCCTCTCCGAGATCGCCCAGGCCGGGGCCGAGGACGTGGACCGGGCCGTGAAGGCCGCCCGCAAGGCGTTCGCCTCGTGGTCGGCGCTGCCCGGCGCCGAGCGCGCCAAGTACCTGTTCCGCATCGCGCGGATCATCCAGGAGCGCAGCCGTGAGCTGGCCGTCCTGGAGACCCTGGACAACGGCAAGCCGATCAGGGAGACCCGCGACGCGGACCTCCCGCTGGTCGCCGCGCACTTCTTCTACTACGCGGGCTGGGCGGACAAGCTCGACCACGCCGGCTACGGCGCGAACCCGCGCCCGCTGGGCGTGGCCGGCCAGGTCATCCCGTGGAACTTCCCGCTGCTGATGCTCGCGTGGAAGATCGCCCCGGCGCTCGCCACCGGCAACACGGTGGTCCTCAAGCCCGCCGAGACCACCCCGCTGTCCGCGCTGTTCTTCGCGGACATCTGCCGCCAGGCGGGCCTGCCGAAGGGTGTCGTGAACATCCTCCCCGGGTACGGGGACGCCGGCGCCGCGCTGGTCGAGCACCCGGACGTGAACAAGGTCGCCTTCACCGGCTCCACCGCCGTCGGCAAGGCCATCGCCCGCCAGGTCGCCGGGACGACAAAGAAGGTCACCCTCGAACTGGGCGGCAAGGGCGCCAACATCGTCTTCGACGACGCGCCCATCGACCAGGCCGTCGAGGGCATCGTCACCGGCATCTTCTTCAACCAGGGCCAGGTCTGCTGCGCGGGCTCCCGCCTCCTGGTGCAGGAGTCGGTCCAGGACGAGCTGATGGACGCCCTGAAGCGCCGCCTGTCGACGCTGCGCCTGGGCGACCCGCTGGACAAGAACACCGACATCGGCGCCATCAACTCCGCCGAGCAGCTGGCCCGCATCAAGGCGCTGGCCGAGACGGGCGAGGCCGAGGGCGCCGAGCGCTGGTCCCCGGCGTGCGAGATCCCGACGTCCGGCTTCTGGTTCGCCCCGACGCTGTTCACGGGCGTCACCCAGGCGCACACCATCGCCCGCGACGAGATCTTCGGCCCGGTCCTGTCGGTGCTGACGTTCCGTACGCCGGACGAGGCCGTCGCCAAGGCCAACAACACCCAGTACGGCCTGTCCGCCGGCATCTGGACGGAGAAGGGCTCCCGCATCCTCGCGGTGGCGAACAAGCTCCGCGCGGGCGTCGTGTGGGCCAACACGTTCAACAAGTTCGACCCGACCTCGCCCTTCGGCGGCTACAAGGAGTCGGGCTTCGGCCGCGAGGGCGGCCGCCACGGCCTGGAGGCGTACCTCGATGTCTGA
- a CDS encoding aldehyde dehydrogenase family protein: MSDKTEHNRLSVFKTYKLYVGGKFPRSESGRVYEVQDHKGKWLANAPLSSRKDARDAVVAARKAFGGWSGATAYNRGQVLYRVAEMLEGRKGQFVHEVAHAEGLSKSRAAEVVEAAVDRWVWYAGWTDKIGQVVGGANPVAGPFFNLSTPEPTGVVAVVAPRESSFLGLVSVVAPVIATGNTAIVVASEKAPLPALSLGEVLATSDLPGGVVNVLSGRAAEIAAPLAAHQDVNAIDLTGADAGLARELEIAAADNLKRVLRPAAVDGEDFTADPGTHRLTAFLETKTVWHPTGSLGASGSSY, translated from the coding sequence ATGTCTGACAAGACAGAACACAACCGTCTGAGCGTCTTCAAGACCTACAAGCTGTACGTCGGGGGCAAGTTCCCCCGCAGCGAGAGCGGCCGGGTGTACGAAGTGCAGGACCACAAGGGCAAGTGGCTGGCCAACGCGCCGCTCTCCTCCCGCAAGGACGCCCGTGACGCGGTCGTCGCGGCGCGCAAGGCGTTCGGCGGCTGGTCCGGCGCGACCGCGTACAACCGCGGCCAGGTCCTCTACCGCGTCGCCGAGATGCTGGAGGGACGCAAGGGCCAGTTCGTGCACGAGGTGGCGCACGCGGAGGGGCTGTCCAAGTCCAGGGCGGCCGAGGTCGTCGAGGCGGCCGTCGACCGCTGGGTCTGGTACGCGGGCTGGACCGACAAGATCGGCCAGGTCGTGGGCGGGGCGAACCCGGTCGCGGGCCCGTTCTTCAACCTGTCCACTCCCGAGCCGACCGGCGTGGTCGCGGTCGTCGCGCCCCGCGAGTCGTCGTTCCTCGGCCTGGTGTCCGTCGTCGCCCCGGTGATCGCCACCGGCAACACGGCGATCGTCGTCGCCTCCGAGAAGGCGCCGCTCCCGGCGCTGTCCCTGGGTGAGGTGCTGGCCACCTCCGACCTGCCGGGCGGGGTCGTCAACGTCCTGTCGGGCAGGGCGGCCGAGATCGCCGCGCCGCTCGCCGCGCACCAGGACGTCAACGCCATCGACCTGACGGGCGCCGACGCCGGGCTGGCCCGCGAGCTGGAGATCGCCGCCGCGGACAACCTCAAGCGCGTCCTGCGCCCGGCGGCCGTGGACGGCGAGGACTTCACCGCCGACCCGGGCACGCACCGGCTGACCGCGTTCCTGGAGACCAAGACCGTCTGGCACCCCACCGGCTCCCTGGGTGCCTCCGGGTCCTCGTACTGA